A section of the Bombus fervidus isolate BK054 chromosome 9, iyBomFerv1, whole genome shotgun sequence genome encodes:
- the LOC139990898 gene encoding glutathione S-transferase 1-1-like yields the protein MPIDLYGLVYSPPCRSVLLLAKAIGVHLNLKTVSPMDGEHMKPDFLKLNPQHVIPTMDDNGFVLCESRPIMGYLVSKYAKNDSLYPKDPKKRGMVDQMLYFDVGSLHENMIKCYYPVVLHGAHSLNEEDVQAVEKSCELLNTYLENREFVAGDTLTIADFAIHTTICILLCFDFDIGRYDNVAAWYNRCKQLLDKFGFEDVHGPGTKMFTELYQANLGKSS from the exons ATGCCAATTGATTTATACGGTCTTGTGTATAGTCCGCCATGTCGGTCGGTTCTACTACTGGCAAAAGCGATTGGAGTCCACTTGAACTTGAAAACGGTTTCCCCCATGGACGGAGAACATATGAAGCCTGATTTCCTAAAG CTAAATCCTCAGCACGTGATACCGACGATGGACGATAACGGATTCGTTCTGTGCGAAAG TCGACCAATTATGGGATATTTGGTGAGCAAGTATGCCAAAAATGACTCTTTGTATCCAAAAGATCCGAAAAAGAGAGGCATGGTGGACCAAATGTTATACTTTGACGTCGGCTCGCTTCACGAGAACATGATTAAATGCTAC TATCCAGTAGTGTTACATGGAGCACACTCCCTAAACGAAGAAGATGTACAAGCCGTAGAAAAATCATGCGAATTGTTAAACACGTATCTGGAAAATAGGGAGTTCGTTGCCGGTGATACTCTTACCATCGCTGATTTTGCCATCCATACGACTATTTGCATTTTGTTG TGCTTCGACTTCGATATTGGTCGATACGACAATGTGGCTGCCTGGTACAATCGTTGCAAGCAACTCCTGGATAAATTCGGTTTCGAGGATGTGCACGGCCCTGGGACAAAAATGTTTACCGAATTGTATCAGGCGAATTTAGGAAAATCTAGTTAA